The Candidatus Edwardsbacteria bacterium sequence CTGCGTGGAGAGTTCGCACAAAATAATATCGGGGCTGACCCAGGCCTCCATGCTGCACGTCAAGGGCCCCAACATCGATATCCGGGACCTGGAGGAGGTCTTGTTGCTTACCCAGAGCACCAGCCCGTCATATCTGCTGATGACCTCGCTGGACCTGGCCCGGCGCCAGATGGCCATCAATGGGCAGGAGCTTTTGGAAAGGTCCATCGCCATCTCGGTCAAACTGCGCAATTCCATAAACAAAATAAAGGGGCTGTACTGCCTGAATCCGGAGGACGTCAAACCGTTCAAACTTGATCCCACCAAGCTGATCGTGTTCGTGGACAAGCTGGGACTTACCGGTTATCAGGCCAGCAGGATACTGAACGAGAGATACAACATCCAGGCCGAGATGGCCGACTGGGACCATGTGGCGTTCATATTCTCCATAGCCGACGGGAAGCCCGAGGCCGACCGGCTGCTGCGGGCCCTGAAGGCCATGGCCTCGTCGCAGTATGGCCGCGGCCCGCTGCAAAAACTGGATATCCAATTCCCCTCCAATTACCCGGCCATGTCGCTGACCCCGCGCGAAGCTTTCTTCTCGACCTATAAGATGGTCAAGCTGAAAGAGGCGGTGGGCGAGATATCCACCGAGTTCTTCACCGTTTATCCGCCGGGGATCCCGGTGATCGTTCCCGGCGAGCGCATAACCCACCAGGCGGTGGAATACCTGGAAACCATGAAACGTTTGGGGGCCATCCTGGTGGGCCCGGAATATGGCCAGCCGGGAAGGATCAGGGTGGTAGCTTGACGCGGGGGATAGATTATTGGGATTGAATGGTCTGAAAACAGGAGGGGCTTGACAAAGCGGGATTTTGGGGGGATAATTGAATGCCGAATTGAAAAGTCAAACAATAATAGAAAAAAGGAGATTGAAGATGTGCAATTCCTGCGGTTGCGGAAGCAAGCTGACCTATAAATGCGAAAAATGCGGCCAGACATCCAGCCTTCCCAAGGAGTGCTGCGGCCAGCCCATGAAAAAGCAATAGGGAACAGTATTAAAAAAGCGACAGCCAGTTTGCGGCTGTCGCTTTTATGTTTGATTTAACCCTTGACAATCAGGACATTTTATTATACCATTCAAAACTTAAGAATATTTAAGGGATGAGAGATGATGGAAAAGATAACCAGGGATATGACCATCATGGATGTGGTCAATAAATATCCCCAAAGCATAAAGGTATTTTTCGAGCATGGACTTTTTTGCATCGGCTGCAACGTGGCTTATCGGGAGACGGTGGAGCAGGGGGCGGCAGCCCATGGCATTGATGTCGATGAATTGATGGCAAAGCTCAATCAGTCTTTGCCCGAGGAGACGGCAAAAAAATGATCCAGGATTTTAAAAGCCCGGTCCCAAAAGGACCGGGCTTTTTTTATTGATCGTTCAGATTTTATCCAAAGCCTCCGGCAGTTCGGCAACGCTTTTGATAACCGGGCAACCACCCGGTCCCTGGCCTTGAGGGGAGACCCAAACCGTCCTGATCCCGGAGGCCCGGGCTCCCAGGATGTCATTCTCCCAGCTGTCCCCCACATGTACCGTCTGCCCCCTATCGGCCCCCAGCTCCCGGAGGGCCGTTTCAAAAATTGCGGCGTCGGGCTTGCGGATGATGGTCTCGTCTGAGAACAGGGCGCTATTAAAGTATCTTAATATATCATAATCTTCAAGCAGCTTTCTCAATATGAACCCGGGAGTCCTTCCGGTATTACAGATCAGTCCCATCTTGCAACCCCGGTAAGCCAGCTGGGCCAATGTCTCCCGGGCGCCTGCGATCAGCCGGGGCCGGAATTGAAGGACGGCTCCGGAGTAAGCCTCTGCAATCGTCTGGAAATCGCGTTGGTTCAGTGTGGTCAATAAATTGCCGCCTATCAGCCCAACAAAAAGCCGGACCTGGTCGGGAAAGGCCAGGTCCCGGGCTTTTTCCCATAAGACCGAACATTCCTGCCAGGTTTTTTCGTGGGCCCGGTATATGTCATTGATATCTATCCCGGGCTGCATTTGCGACAGCAGAGAATGAATGTTTTTTACCCGATATTCGGCCCGGCTGCCGTCCAGTTCCGGCGAATCGGCGATCAGGGTCTCCCAGAGGTCAAAGGTGATGAACTGGTTCATGCTAGGCCAGCCCCTCCAGAACAGAGCTCAGGCTTTCGATCTGGGCCGGCTTCAGTGGGGCGGAGCCGGAGGTGAGGTTGAAAAGCAGCAGGGTGATATCCTCAAAATCTGTCCGGCAGACGGAGTTGGCCTGGTATTTTTTTACGGCCTCAAATATCCCCTTAAGCCGGTCCTGATTGTACCTGAAGGCCACGGCCAGGGCCGTGAAACTGGGATCGTTATCGGTCAGTTTCATCTGCTTAAAAATAACGGAGATCGGCCGCCCGGAGAGAAGCTGGTTATGGGCCTGATACTCCAGCTTGACCTGGGCGAAGATGGCATCGTTGGTGACCTCCGGGTTGAGCAGGCATCGGTCGCCGATGCTGTAGAAGAGGGATTTTATTTGATCACCCGGGATGTTCAGTTTTTCAGCCAGTTCGGAGACAGCCTTCAGGCGCATCTGGCGCAGGGCCCGGCTGGTGCGGTCGAATATCCGGAGCTTGGGACCGAACCCAGGGATGGTCTTGATGGCCTGTTCGATCCGGTTGTAGATCTCCTCGTCGTTCCAATTCTCCCGCTTGATCCCGAACAGGGTCCTGCGGTCGATCCAGATATCAATGATGGATATCTCCTGCTGGTGCTCCTTGCCGTTCTGAATATTGGTCATGATGTTGGGCTTATCCGGCATGGCGGCCGAGAATCCCGGCACCGAGGTCAGGGCCCCCACCACTTCCAGCCCGAAGCCCTTGTCGTTGCCGGAGGCCACGATTATAGCCTTGAAATGATCCGGGGCATGGGGGTGGATATAGCCCTGGGGGATCTTGATATCCTTTTCCTCGTCTATCATCAGCGGAACTATCTTGCGGCGGATCAGCTCCACCCCCGGGGTGGGGCCCAGAGTCTCCTTTTGCGACGGGATCTCCCGGATAGCTTCAGCCAGTTTGTCCTGAAGATCCAGGACTATCGGCTGGTCCTGCTGGTTGGTCATCTCCACATGAAAGACGGATAATTTGTCGGCGGTGAAGTAGGCATAATCGTCATAGCGGTGGTTCTGGGGTACCAGCTCATTTATCAGTCTCATCAATCGTTCGAAGGTGATGCTCTGTTCCTTGGTGATGACCGTCACTCCGTTCAGGGTCTTGCTGTTGTATGGCACCTGTTGGAAAGAAATTTCCAGCGAAGAATGCCCGGACCGGATGCTCTTCTTCATGACATAATTTCCCAGGATCTGATCGGCAATGGATCCCAGAGTGCGCTGATTGATGTATGATTCATGCCGCGACATGAAAAACTTGAGGGCCTCGCCGCCGTCGCCCATGATCTCCTTCAGGTCATCGGCCGACAGTTTGCCCCGCAGCAGGTCGGTGACGGTGGTGAATGCGTAGAGCCTCCTGGCCTCCTGACGCTGAAGGGTCCGTTTGGCGGCATCCTCGGAGGCGATGATGCTCAGCCTTTCCTGGATCTTGGCCCGGGCTATATCCAGGGCCTTCTGGGTCAAATGGGGGGGCAGTTCCACCTCCATCAACACCACCCCCAGTTTCTCCCGGTTTCTCCGCAGAATAAAGCCGTGGGTATAGGCAATGTTCAGGCCAGCCTCATGCACCGTCCCCAGGCAGGCGTCAGCCAGCCCGGCCCAGTCAGGGGCCAGCACTCCGAACAACAGAGACGGCAGGTCGTTATTGCCCTTTTCCGCCGATACTTTCTCGGTGATCACATGGGACATCCCGGGCAGCACATCCTCCTCGCGCAACAGGCGGATCAGGATCGCCCTCTCCTGGGCGGTCAGCCTTCCGGCATAGGCGGTGCCGCGGGTTATCATCCGGTTGAAGCCGGCTATCTGCCTGGGGGTCAGGGAAAGGTGGGACAGATAGGGAAAAATCTGTGCTAATTTCATACAGTTCAATGATACCATCTTATATTTTAAAGTCAAGAAAAAACGAAAAGTAAAAATCTCCCGGGCTTTTCCCCAGGGGCTTTTTTGCTTGATTTTTATGTCGTTTTGGTGTATTCTTGCTAGGGGTTTTGGTTTCGTAATTGAATGACATATTTGTATTTAGGCCGAAATCAGAAACGAAATAACATTTAAGGTGGTAAGACAGATGAATACCGATAAAGTAACCACCCGGACACTGCTTAAAATGAAGCAGAAGGGCGAGAAGATAGCCAGCCTGACGGCCTACGATTTTCTTACCGCCCGGCTGCTGGATGAGTGCGGGATAGACCTGATCCTGGTGGGCGACTCGGCGGCCATGGTCTTCGCCGGCTACGAGAACACCCTGCCGATCACCATGGAGGCCATGCTGTACCATACCGCCGCGGTCAAGCGCGGGGTCAAGCGGGCCATGGTGGTGGCCGACATGCCGTTCCTTTCCTACCAGACCTCCATCGCCGACGCGGCCTACAACGCCGGCCGGTTCCTCAAGGAATCGGGGGCCGAGGCGGTCAAGATCGAGGGCGGCCGGGTGGCGGCCCCCATCGTCAAGAACCTGGTGGAGCGCGGCATCCCGGTGATGGGCCACCTGGGGCTGACCCCCCAGTCCATCCACAAGTTCGGGGGCTACCAGCTGCAGGCCAAGGACAAGGAGTCGGCCGAGCGCCTGCTGGCGGCGGCCAAGGCCCTGGAGAGCGCCGGCTGTTTCGCCATAGTGCTGGAGAAGATCCCCCACCAGGTGGCCCAGAAGGTCAGCCAGGAACTCAGCATCCCCACCATCGGCATAGGGGCCGGGCCGCACTGCGACGGGCAGATCCTGGTGGTGGACGACATGGACGGGCGGTTCGAGGACTTTGTCCCCAAGTTCGTGCGGCAGTATGCTCACATAGCCAAGGACATGAGGCAGGCGTTCAAGGGGTACATCGGGGATGTCAAGGGGAAGAGTTTTCCGAACATGGAGGAGAGTTTCTCGGAGGAATAGGTCTAACTGAACCGCAAAGACGCAAAGGCCGCGAAGTATTTAATAATAATGGCACGGAAAAATAGCTATGGACATAGAATAAATTGCCAGTGAGATAGTTGATGCAGCCATCAAGGTGCACAAGGCGCTTGGGCCAGGTCTGTTGGAATCAGCCTACCAGCAATGTTTGATATATGAGTTAAAGAAAAGAGGGCTGAAGGTGGATTCTGAGGTGGCAATGCCTGTAACGTATGATGGGATGAAGATCGATGCGGGTTATAGAATGGATATTGTGGTAGATGGGTTAATAGTAATTGAAAATAAAACAGTTGAAAAAATAATGCCAATACACCAGGCCCAGTTGTTGACTTATCTGAAACTAAGCGGGATGAACTTAGGTTTTTTATTTAATTGGAACGTAACGATCATGAAAGATGGCATCAAACGTATTGTCAATAACCTATAAGTATAAGAAACCTTAGCGAACTTAGCGTCTTCGCGGTTAAATTTTATGAAGATAATTAAAACCATAAAACAAGTCAGACAGATCATTGCTCTGCAGAAGAAGCGGGGCAAGCGGATAGGCTTTGTGCCCACCATGGGGGCGTTGCACCACGGGCATCTGTCACTGATACGGCTGGCCAGGAAGAATTCGGACTTTGTGGTGGTTTCTATTTTTGTGAATCCCACCCAGTTCGGCCCCAAGGAGGATTACAAGAAATATCCCCGGAACCTGAAGAAGGATGCCGCGCTCTGCCAGTCCGCCGGGGCCGATCTGATCTTTTCCCCAAATGTCAAAGAAGTCTATCCCGAAGGTTTTTCCACATTTATTAATGTCGAAGGGTTGACCCTAGGGTTATGCGGGGCCTCGCGACCCGGACATTTCAGGGGCGTGGCCACGGTGGTAAGCAAACTGTTCAACATCGTCCAGCCGGACGCGGCGGTCTTCGGGCAGAAGGACGCCCAGCAGCTGGCGGTGATCAGGCAGATGACAAAGGACCTGGACCTGCCGGTGAAGATCCTCGGCGGGCCGATAGTCCGGGAAGCGGACGGCCTGGCCATGAGCTCGCGCAATGCGTATCTGACATTGGAGGAAAGGAAGCAGGCGGTGGCTCTGAGCAGGGCGCTATACTTGGCGCAACTAAAAGTAAGAAACGGGGTAAAGGTGGTAAAGGCAGTAAAGGCGGAGATGGTCAAGTTGTTGTATCGTGATGCGCCGCTGGGGGAGATAGATTATATCGAGATCGTCGATAACGTATCTTTAAAACCTGTAAAACTAATTCAGGGTAATACTCTGATCGCAATTGCTATCAAATTTCCCAATGCTCGCCTAATTGATAATACGGTGATAAAATGATTTGGCTTTTTAATAACGGTTCTGATAGCACTGGTTTTTATTTCTACAGTTCTTTAATTCAAGTAAAAGCTGCGATATTTTCAATATATGGTCTGTTTATTGTTTTCAAAATACAAATGAGCAGCCAAATAATTGAAACATGCAAAAACTTCATTGCTTCTTCGCAAGGTAATATTATTGCAGTTACTAAATTTGATGAAAGTAATATTGAAGATAAGCAAAAATTTATTGATATTAAAAAAGAAATGAAAACTAATACTAGTGGTTTTACTGAAATTCATCATTACCAAAAATGGTTTGATAGCATAAAAGCAATCAACGAAATTAAAATTAACTATAAAATCCCCATGATATTACTTGTCATAGGCATGGTTATAGATTCATTGGCGTTATTATTTCAAAAAACCCTACAGCAAAAACCTTCTGTCGAAATGAACTTATACATTATTTCTATGATACTGTTTGTTAGCATATTGTGTTGGATTTATTACAGCATAACAAAAATATTGTCTACGAAGTAATATTTCAAGTCATAATATAATTGCTTATAACATAGAAAGGCACCCATGTTCCGCATTCTCTGCAAATCCAAGATCCACCGCGCCACCCTAAGCGGGGCCAACCTGCACTACTCCGGCTCCATCGCCGTCGACGAACTGCTGATGGAAGCGGCCGACATCCTGCCCAACGAGATCGTGCAGGTGGTGAATATCAACAACGGGAACCGCTTCGAGACCTATGTCATCAAGGCCCCCAAGAGGTCCGGCACCATCACCCTCAACGGGGCGGCGGCGCGGCTGGGCTTGGCCGGCGACAAGATCATCATCATCTCCTCCTGCTACAAGGAGGACGCCGAGGCCAGGAAGCACAAACCGAAGATCGTTTGCGTGGACGACAGGAACCGCATCGCCAAAAAGACCAAGCTATGAGAGACTGCATCTGCCTGATACTGGCGGCGGGCCAGGGAACCAGGATGAAGTCCGGCCTGGCCAAGGTGCTGCATCCCCTGTGCGGAAAGCCGCTGGTGGAGCACGTGGTGCGCTCGGCCCAGAAGGCCGGGGTGGCCCGGACCGTGGTCATCGTCGGCCACCAGGCCGATAAGGTCAGAGAAGCGCTGAATGATCTCAAAGTCGAGTTCGTGCTTCAGCCCGAA is a genomic window containing:
- a CDS encoding GxxExxY protein, with product MVDAAIKVHKALGPGLLESAYQQCLIYELKKRGLKVDSEVAMPVTYDGMKIDAGYRMDIVVDGLIVIENKTVEKIMPIHQAQLLTYLKLSGMNLGFLFNWNVTIMKDGIKRIVNNL
- a CDS encoding HAD family hydrolase yields the protein MNQFITFDLWETLIADSPELDGSRAEYRVKNIHSLLSQMQPGIDINDIYRAHEKTWQECSVLWEKARDLAFPDQVRLFVGLIGGNLLTTLNQRDFQTIAEAYSGAVLQFRPRLIAGARETLAQLAYRGCKMGLICNTGRTPGFILRKLLEDYDILRYFNSALFSDETIIRKPDAAIFETALRELGADRGQTVHVGDSWENDILGARASGIRTVWVSPQGQGPGGCPVIKSVAELPEALDKI
- a CDS encoding aspartate 1-decarboxylase, which encodes MFRILCKSKIHRATLSGANLHYSGSIAVDELLMEAADILPNEIVQVVNINNGNRFETYVIKAPKRSGTITLNGAAARLGLAGDKIIIISSCYKEDAEARKHKPKIVCVDDRNRIAKKTKL
- a CDS encoding DUF1858 domain-containing protein → MMEKITRDMTIMDVVNKYPQSIKVFFEHGLFCIGCNVAYRETVEQGAAAHGIDVDELMAKLNQSLPEETAKK
- the panC gene encoding pantoate--beta-alanine ligase, whose translation is MKIIKTIKQVRQIIALQKKRGKRIGFVPTMGALHHGHLSLIRLARKNSDFVVVSIFVNPTQFGPKEDYKKYPRNLKKDAALCQSAGADLIFSPNVKEVYPEGFSTFINVEGLTLGLCGASRPGHFRGVATVVSKLFNIVQPDAAVFGQKDAQQLAVIRQMTKDLDLPVKILGGPIVREADGLAMSSRNAYLTLEERKQAVALSRALYLAQLKVRNGVKVVKAVKAEMVKLLYRDAPLGEIDYIEIVDNVSLKPVKLIQGNTLIAIAIKFPNARLIDNTVIK
- a CDS encoding aminotransferase class I/II-fold pyridoxal phosphate-dependent enzyme, with product MKHRPSPHNSPQSRAPLFEALASYIKQPKVPFHTPGHKQGRGIDKAWRRLVGDDIFRMDLTVLPETDCLFHPTGVIKQAQALAAGAYHADRSYFLINGSTGGNLSMLMGVLFPGDKIIVPRHTHKSVISGLIMSGALPIYIHPEVNREWGLIMNVSPQAVEKALIKNPGARAVFVSSPTYHGICCDLGKIVKLSHLNDRIVMVDQAHGPHLLFHPALPVSAMEAGADICVESSHKIISGLTQASMLHVKGPNIDIRDLEEVLLLTQSTSPSYLLMTSLDLARRQMAINGQELLERSIAISVKLRNSINKIKGLYCLNPEDVKPFKLDPTKLIVFVDKLGLTGYQASRILNERYNIQAEMADWDHVAFIFSIADGKPEADRLLRALKAMASSQYGRGPLQKLDIQFPSNYPAMSLTPREAFFSTYKMVKLKEAVGEISTEFFTVYPPGIPVIVPGERITHQAVEYLETMKRLGAILVGPEYGQPGRIRVVA
- the panB gene encoding 3-methyl-2-oxobutanoate hydroxymethyltransferase, with protein sequence MNTDKVTTRTLLKMKQKGEKIASLTAYDFLTARLLDECGIDLILVGDSAAMVFAGYENTLPITMEAMLYHTAAVKRGVKRAMVVADMPFLSYQTSIADAAYNAGRFLKESGAEAVKIEGGRVAAPIVKNLVERGIPVMGHLGLTPQSIHKFGGYQLQAKDKESAERLLAAAKALESAGCFAIVLEKIPHQVAQKVSQELSIPTIGIGAGPHCDGQILVVDDMDGRFEDFVPKFVRQYAHIAKDMRQAFKGYIGDVKGKSFPNMEESFSEE